One region of Archocentrus centrarchus isolate MPI-CPG fArcCen1 chromosome 6, fArcCen1, whole genome shotgun sequence genomic DNA includes:
- the c25h12orf75 gene encoding overexpressed in colon carcinoma 1 protein produces the protein MGCGNSSATSTTGGGPAEASKDVTEDPSAEDEKRRNYGGVYVGLPADLTTVAASQSKATRKD, from the exons ATGGGTTGTGGCAATTCCTCAGCCACCAGCACCACAGGAGGGG GGCCGGCAGAAGCCTCCAAAGATGT GACAGAAGATCCCTCAGCAGAAGATGAGAAAAGAAG gaACTATGGTGGCGTGTATGTAGGTCTGCCAGCAGACCTGACCACTGTGGCTGCTAGTCAGTCCAAGGCTACACGTAAAG ATTAG